A genomic window from Pseudohongiella acticola includes:
- the dapA gene encoding 4-hydroxy-tetrahydrodipicolinate synthase, with amino-acid sequence MIQGSIVAIVTPMLPNGDIDYPAFDRLLEWHIESGTDAVVVVGTTGESPTLDMDEHTAVVARCVKTINGRIPVIAGTGSNSTREAIYYTQSAKDHGADACLLVTPYYNKPSQEGLYQHFKTIAESVDIPQILYNVPSRTGCDLLPETVDRLADLTNIVGIKEATGDLDRGKHVISLCAERIAIYSGDDATAMDLILMGANGNISVTANVAPAQMHEMCRLALAGESEKASLLNARLAGLHNALFLESNPVPVKWALMELGYIQSGIRLPLVPLNSAYRIPVREAIRHAGLD; translated from the coding sequence ATGATTCAGGGCAGTATTGTTGCCATCGTTACACCCATGTTGCCCAATGGCGATATTGATTACCCGGCTTTCGACCGGTTGCTGGAGTGGCATATTGAAAGTGGCACCGATGCGGTCGTGGTGGTAGGGACAACCGGCGAATCGCCGACGCTGGACATGGACGAGCACACCGCGGTTGTTGCCCGTTGTGTCAAAACCATCAATGGCCGGATACCGGTCATTGCCGGCACCGGCTCCAATTCGACCCGGGAAGCGATCTATTACACGCAGTCGGCCAAAGACCACGGCGCGGATGCGTGCCTGCTGGTGACGCCGTATTACAACAAACCCAGTCAGGAAGGCCTGTACCAGCACTTTAAAACCATTGCCGAAAGCGTCGATATTCCGCAGATTCTTTACAATGTACCCTCGCGCACCGGTTGTGACCTGCTGCCTGAGACGGTAGACCGGCTCGCTGATCTGACCAATATTGTTGGTATCAAGGAAGCGACCGGCGATCTTGATCGTGGTAAACATGTCATCAGCCTTTGTGCCGAACGTATCGCAATTTACAGCGGTGATGATGCTACTGCCATGGACCTGATTCTGATGGGTGCCAATGGCAATATATCCGTCACTGCCAATGTGGCGCCGGCGCAGATGCATGAAATGTGTCGCCTGGCACTGGCAGGTGAAAGCGAAAAAGCCAGTTTATTGAATGCCAGACTGGCCGGTTTGCATAACGCCCTGTTTCTGGAATCAAACCCGGTACCTGTCAAATGGGCCCTGATGGAGCTGGGTTACATCCAGAGCGGTATCCGTCTGCCCCTGGTGCCTTTGAATAGCGCGTATCGAATTCCGGTCCGTGAAGCGATCCGGCACGCCGGACTTGATTAA
- a CDS encoding leucine-rich repeat domain-containing protein: MDVQNALISPVTATAAEAAGQSIQTPTRTATQPHAKFRVLALIMLVLCALLLANCSRKFSVSVNQNVLYDPRPGHAVTVTDAGLQSCVNVAMRDGSLDNADDVQILACPALEIESLGGITQLQNLRYLDLAGNQLEHLDELRRLNRLSSVNAPNNALTDISGLLSIASLTSAVLTGNTGIPCDQLDTLAQKLGQNLLRPASCVE, encoded by the coding sequence ATGGACGTACAAAACGCCTTAATCTCACCTGTCACAGCGACTGCCGCAGAGGCAGCGGGCCAATCCATCCAGACGCCCACCCGAACGGCCACACAACCACACGCAAAATTTCGGGTGCTGGCGCTAATCATGCTGGTATTGTGCGCGCTATTGCTGGCCAACTGCTCGCGTAAGTTCTCGGTCAGCGTTAACCAGAATGTGCTGTACGATCCGCGTCCTGGCCACGCTGTTACTGTCACCGACGCCGGTCTGCAAAGCTGTGTAAATGTCGCCATGCGTGACGGTAGCCTCGACAACGCCGACGATGTGCAGATACTTGCCTGTCCGGCGCTGGAGATTGAATCACTGGGCGGCATAACCCAGTTGCAGAACCTGCGTTATCTGGATCTGGCCGGCAATCAGTTGGAACATCTGGACGAGCTGCGCCGTTTGAACCGATTAAGTTCGGTCAATGCGCCCAACAACGCCCTGACCGATATTTCCGGCCTGCTGTCCATTGCTTCTCTTACCAGCGCCGTACTGACCGGCAACACCGGCATACCCTGCGATCAGCTGGATACACTGGCGCAAAAACTGGGTCAGAACCTGCTCCGCCCCGCCAGCTGTGTTGAATAG
- a CDS encoding DNA recombination protein RmuC, whose translation MTESVSLVLALGMAAVALLLGALITGLALRMRYRDRIVELQTLLQQEKAQTQEKLTVLTQAREELRDQFRVLASDVLDEKTRRFSETSRQRLGDILSPLQDKITRFEKKVEESYNREARERFSLEKEIRNLQVLNARISEDALNLTRALKGENKTQGTWGEFILSSILEASGLIEGQQYETQRSLDAVPGDHTAAGNVRRSQPDVVVYLPDNRQVIIDAKVSLTAYERYCSSDDADEQAEYLRQHVASMKNHVRQLSEKQYQNLPQVNSLDFVLLFVPIEPAFSQALQHEPALFNMAFERNIVLVGPSTLLATLRTIQNIWRYEQQSRNAQDIARRAGALYDKFVGFVADMDDLGRKLDASQRSYDAAMNKLQSGKGNLISRTEHLKALGARATKQQDAARLERALENDNEDDGDERAE comes from the coding sequence ATGACAGAATCAGTGTCGCTGGTTCTAGCCCTCGGCATGGCTGCGGTAGCACTGCTGCTGGGGGCGCTGATCACGGGTCTCGCCCTGCGCATGCGCTACCGCGACCGTATCGTGGAACTGCAAACCCTGCTGCAACAGGAAAAAGCCCAGACCCAGGAAAAACTGACAGTGCTGACGCAGGCGCGTGAAGAGTTACGCGATCAATTTCGTGTGCTCGCCAGTGACGTCCTGGACGAAAAAACCCGCCGCTTCTCCGAAACCAGCCGCCAGCGCCTGGGTGATATCCTGTCTCCATTACAGGATAAAATCACCCGCTTCGAAAAAAAGGTGGAAGAGAGCTATAACCGGGAAGCCAGAGAACGGTTTTCGCTGGAAAAAGAAATCAGGAATCTGCAAGTACTCAACGCACGCATCAGCGAAGACGCGCTCAATCTCACTCGCGCCTTGAAAGGTGAAAACAAAACCCAGGGCACTTGGGGCGAATTCATTCTCAGCTCGATACTGGAAGCCTCCGGACTTATCGAAGGTCAGCAATACGAAACCCAGCGCAGCCTTGATGCAGTGCCGGGTGACCACACGGCCGCCGGCAATGTCCGACGCAGCCAGCCGGATGTCGTGGTGTATCTGCCGGACAACCGACAGGTAATTATCGATGCCAAGGTGTCATTGACGGCCTATGAACGTTATTGCTCGTCGGACGATGCTGACGAGCAGGCAGAATATTTGCGACAGCACGTCGCGTCCATGAAAAACCATGTACGTCAGCTCAGTGAGAAACAGTACCAGAACCTGCCACAGGTGAATTCGCTGGATTTTGTGCTGTTGTTTGTACCAATTGAACCGGCTTTCTCGCAGGCGCTGCAGCATGAGCCGGCGCTGTTCAATATGGCGTTTGAGCGCAATATTGTCCTGGTGGGGCCGTCAACCCTGCTGGCCACCTTGCGTACCATACAGAATATCTGGCGCTACGAGCAGCAGAGCCGGAATGCTCAGGACATTGCCCGCCGCGCCGGTGCGCTATACGACAAATTTGTCGGTTTTGTTGCCGACATGGACGACCTGGGCCGAAAGCTGGACGCCAGCCAGCGTAGTTATGACGCGGCCATGAATAAACTGCAAAGCGGCAAGGGCAATCTGATCAGTCGCACCGAGCACCTGAAAGCACTGGGTGCCCGGGCAACCAAGCAGCAGGATGCGGCGCGACTGGAGCGCGCCCTGGAAAATGATAACGAGGATGATGGCGATGAACGCGCTGAATGA
- the bamC gene encoding outer membrane protein assembly factor BamC, giving the protein MSTPLNKARLLRTLALLAAATSVSACSWLGVGGEDGWLRDRQGEYLQAEITPTMEIPPELDSYTIDELYYIPEITPGDRDVYIVPPAPKPIDARVREGVVVQRFGERAWIVIGATSGQVWPRLRDYWSTEEIALSMESAETGVLETVWLPQPDTDLRHKYQVWVEPGLHAGNSEIYVRHVSDNGESAPDEPAQFPEESDSQERENTILASISLYLADRTDLYRASSVSMLAGSIEAQGKARVISASAGDTRLELDLDIDRAWSQLNQAINNANIEVLDSDRDALRFNVAFSGAEDEDEPGFFGRLFGRGGDEEVINFDIIVEEAGEIITVQAEPASGQPAPYQQDLLIRTINDNLI; this is encoded by the coding sequence GTGAGCACCCCCCTAAATAAAGCCCGATTGTTACGTACCCTGGCCCTGCTGGCTGCGGCGACCAGTGTCAGTGCCTGCTCCTGGCTTGGCGTAGGGGGTGAGGATGGCTGGTTGCGTGACCGGCAGGGTGAGTACCTGCAGGCGGAAATAACCCCGACCATGGAGATTCCGCCGGAACTGGACAGCTACACAATTGACGAACTTTATTACATTCCCGAAATAACGCCTGGCGACCGCGACGTTTACATCGTGCCGCCGGCGCCCAAACCCATTGATGCGCGCGTGCGTGAAGGGGTTGTGGTGCAGCGCTTCGGCGAACGTGCATGGATCGTGATCGGTGCTACCAGTGGTCAGGTATGGCCGCGATTACGCGATTACTGGTCGACAGAAGAAATTGCCCTGAGCATGGAGAGCGCTGAAACAGGTGTGCTGGAAACAGTCTGGTTACCGCAGCCAGATACCGACCTGCGGCATAAGTATCAGGTGTGGGTAGAACCGGGCCTGCATGCAGGCAATTCGGAAATCTATGTTCGCCATGTCAGTGACAACGGTGAAAGCGCTCCCGATGAGCCCGCGCAGTTTCCCGAAGAATCGGATAGTCAGGAGCGGGAAAACACCATTCTGGCGTCCATCTCTTTATACCTGGCCGACCGTACCGACCTGTACCGGGCGTCGTCAGTCTCCATGCTGGCGGGCAGTATCGAAGCTCAGGGCAAGGCACGCGTGATCTCGGCAAGCGCCGGAGACACGCGGCTGGAGCTGGACCTGGACATTGATCGTGCGTGGAGTCAGTTGAACCAGGCCATCAACAACGCCAATATTGAGGTGCTGGACTCCGACCGTGATGCGCTGCGTTTTAATGTCGCGTTTTCGGGTGCAGAAGATGAAGACGAGCCTGGTTTCTTTGGTCGCCTGTTTGGTCGCGGCGGTGACGAAGAAGTGATCAACTTCGATATCATCGTGGAAGAAGCAGGGGAGATCATCACGGTACAGGCCGAGCCTGCATCCGGACAGCCTGCGCCGTACCAGCAGGATCTGTTGATACGCACCATTAACGATAATCTTATCTGA
- a CDS encoding M48 family metalloprotease, with protein sequence MGKFRRITSVATSIMLLCTSVPGLGQSQLPSLGDRISGIYSLDEEYKMGREFLRSVRRSAPMITDPLLNDYLVNFTHDLAVHSDLQDYRLAFVIIDSPALNAFAAPGGIIGVNGGLFLNSHTEGEFASVIAHELAHVSQRHFARSVEDAQRRRIPELATLLASVVLMGAGSSAGPAAVMAAQGRAIENQLRFSRQNEAEADRLGLRTLYGAGYNPDDMASLFERLVAMSRYSSRPPEFLLSHPVTESRVADARSRANQYPDRASPPDLEYQLMRARVQVHYEPNKNNAITDFNQRLQENLDGGNTDGLRYGLAMAYFENKQHDRALELIEQLLASEPNRITYVASKSEILVDAGRPQEALPFIEHHLRINPANHPLTMAKASALIEQRDYAAAVKVLEAHSQRRPDDHNLWYMIAETQGQAGDISKVHQARAEYFILVGDFRSAREQLRYALRIENDREENIPLISSLRQRITDVEALQREQQS encoded by the coding sequence ATGGGTAAATTTCGTCGAATCACCTCTGTAGCAACCAGTATCATGCTGCTTTGCACCTCAGTGCCGGGCCTGGGTCAATCCCAGCTGCCATCACTGGGAGACCGCATTTCCGGTATCTATTCTCTGGACGAAGAATACAAGATGGGGCGAGAGTTCCTGCGCTCGGTGCGCCGCAGCGCCCCCATGATCACCGACCCGTTGCTCAACGACTATCTGGTCAATTTCACCCACGATCTGGCAGTGCACAGTGACCTGCAGGATTACCGGCTGGCCTTTGTCATCATTGACAGCCCGGCGCTCAATGCATTTGCCGCACCCGGCGGCATCATCGGCGTCAACGGTGGTCTGTTTCTGAACTCGCACACGGAAGGCGAATTTGCCTCCGTTATCGCTCACGAGCTGGCACACGTCAGTCAGCGGCATTTTGCCCGCAGCGTGGAAGATGCGCAGCGTCGGCGCATTCCGGAGCTGGCGACACTGCTGGCCAGTGTCGTCCTGATGGGCGCTGGCAGCAGCGCCGGCCCCGCCGCCGTGATGGCAGCACAGGGGCGCGCCATAGAAAACCAGCTGCGCTTCTCCCGGCAGAACGAAGCAGAAGCCGACCGTCTGGGACTGCGCACGCTTTATGGCGCCGGTTACAATCCGGATGACATGGCCAGCCTGTTCGAGCGCCTGGTGGCAATGTCTCGCTACTCATCGCGCCCCCCCGAGTTCCTGCTCAGTCACCCGGTGACTGAATCGCGGGTTGCGGACGCCCGCAGTCGCGCCAATCAGTATCCCGACCGGGCATCTCCCCCGGACCTTGAGTATCAGTTGATGCGTGCCCGCGTTCAGGTACATTACGAGCCCAATAAGAACAATGCCATCACCGATTTTAATCAGCGTTTGCAGGAGAACCTGGACGGCGGTAACACTGACGGGCTGCGTTACGGGCTGGCCATGGCCTACTTTGAGAATAAACAGCATGACCGGGCGCTGGAGTTGATCGAACAGCTACTGGCGAGCGAGCCCAACCGCATTACCTATGTTGCCAGCAAGTCCGAAATTCTGGTTGATGCGGGCCGACCGCAAGAGGCTTTGCCGTTTATTGAGCACCACTTGCGCATTAATCCAGCCAATCACCCACTGACCATGGCCAAAGCCAGCGCTCTGATCGAACAGCGTGATTACGCGGCCGCAGTCAAGGTTCTGGAAGCTCACTCTCAGCGTCGACCAGATGATCACAATCTATGGTACATGATTGCTGAGACCCAGGGTCAGGCCGGCGACATCAGTAAAGTGCATCAGGCCCGGGCTGAATATTTTATTCTGGTCGGCGATTTCCGCAGTGCACGTGAACAGTTGCGCTACGCCCTGCGAATCGAGAACGACCGTGAAGAGAATATTCCGCTGATATCAAGCCTGCGTCAGCGCATCACCGATGTTGAAGCGCTGCAGCGAGAACAGCAAAGCTGA
- a CDS encoding AI-2E family transporter, protein MRNFFRGFLDRYFHDEESVIFTLILLTALVVLLTIGSIIAPLIAALILAYLLQGLVGTLQRLGLSYLLAVVIVYALFISTFTAVLLLLLPQAWRQAALLVNELPRLISEGQSLLLLLPESYPNLVTELQIQEFIRGLRGELALFGQYVVSYSIASIPNIFYWLVFIILVPVLVFFMMKDKVVLVNWVAGLLPRHRPLMRKIWQEMDLQVANYVRGKALEIVILGFVSYIAFMLMGINYSLLLSILVGLSVIIPFIGVAVVAVPVAAVSYAQWGMGSEFVTIMALYTVIQLLDANVLVPIIFSETVNLHPVAIIAAVLVFGGLWGLAGVFFAIPLATLIKAIINAWPTHQDVGGP, encoded by the coding sequence ATGCGCAATTTTTTCAGAGGCTTTCTTGATCGCTATTTTCATGACGAAGAGTCCGTCATTTTTACCCTGATACTGCTGACGGCGCTTGTTGTGCTGCTGACCATCGGCTCTATTATCGCGCCATTGATCGCTGCGCTGATCCTGGCCTACCTGCTGCAGGGACTCGTTGGTACGCTACAGCGACTGGGCCTGAGTTATCTGCTGGCTGTAGTCATTGTGTATGCGCTGTTTATCAGCACGTTTACTGCTGTGCTGCTGTTGCTGCTGCCGCAGGCCTGGCGTCAGGCCGCGCTGCTGGTCAATGAGCTGCCGCGTCTGATCAGTGAAGGCCAGTCCTTACTGCTATTGTTGCCGGAGAGTTATCCCAATCTGGTGACAGAGCTGCAGATCCAGGAGTTTATCCGGGGTCTGCGCGGCGAACTGGCCCTGTTCGGGCAGTATGTGGTGTCTTACTCCATCGCCAGTATTCCCAATATCTTCTACTGGCTGGTGTTTATCATTCTGGTGCCAGTGCTGGTGTTTTTCATGATGAAAGACAAAGTGGTACTGGTTAACTGGGTCGCCGGGCTGCTTCCCCGGCACCGACCCCTGATGCGCAAAATCTGGCAGGAAATGGATCTGCAGGTGGCCAACTATGTACGTGGTAAGGCGCTGGAGATCGTGATACTGGGGTTTGTCAGTTACATCGCATTCATGTTGATGGGAATTAATTACTCCCTGCTGTTGTCTATTCTGGTGGGTCTGTCGGTGATCATTCCCTTTATCGGGGTTGCCGTTGTTGCCGTTCCGGTAGCCGCTGTTTCCTATGCGCAGTGGGGCATGGGCAGTGAATTTGTCACCATCATGGCGCTGTATACAGTCATCCAGCTGCTGGACGCCAATGTTCTGGTGCCCATCATCTTTTCTGAAACCGTGAATTTGCACCCGGTTGCCATCATCGCAGCGGTCCTGGTGTTCGGCGGCTTGTGGGGGCTGGCAGGTGTGTTTTTTGCCATCCCGCTGGCGACACTGATCAAGGCAATCATCAATGCCTGGCCAACGCATCAGGACGTGGGCGGGCCCTGA
- the nadA gene encoding quinolinate synthase NadA, giving the protein MTQSSAQDNRLAADTLRVREYIAAVPQKPERDQAQDQVYRHAIKGLLKERKATLVAHYYTDPAIQALAEETNGIVADSLEMARFGRDCDADVLMVAGVRFMGETASILSPDKTVLMPTTEATCSLDIACPIDEFSAFCDQHPDRVVVVYANTSAAVKARADWVVTSSIALDVIEHLQDQGKKILWAPDRHLGHYIQHKTGADMILWDAACIVHEEFKAKGLMDMKTLYPDAKVLAHPESPASVLAMADVIGSTSQLINAAVELPDKTFIVATDQGIFYKMQQQAPDKTLIVAPTAGNDASCRSCASCPWMGMNSLQALYESLRDGSNRIQVERDLAAQAMVPLQRMLDFSRERQLAVKGKA; this is encoded by the coding sequence ATGACGCAATCATCTGCACAGGACAACCGACTGGCCGCCGACACCTTGCGCGTGCGTGAATACATTGCCGCAGTTCCGCAAAAGCCGGAGCGTGACCAGGCTCAGGATCAAGTCTATCGTCACGCCATCAAGGGCCTGCTCAAAGAGCGCAAGGCAACGCTGGTTGCGCATTACTATACCGATCCGGCGATTCAGGCACTGGCCGAGGAAACCAACGGTATTGTCGCGGATTCACTGGAAATGGCGCGATTCGGCCGTGACTGCGATGCCGACGTGCTGATGGTGGCGGGTGTGCGCTTCATGGGTGAAACCGCCTCCATTCTGAGCCCGGACAAAACCGTGCTGATGCCAACCACCGAGGCGACATGCTCGCTGGATATTGCCTGCCCCATCGATGAATTTTCGGCGTTCTGTGACCAGCACCCTGATCGTGTGGTTGTGGTTTATGCCAACACATCGGCTGCTGTCAAAGCCCGGGCAGACTGGGTGGTCACCTCCAGCATCGCACTGGACGTCATTGAGCACCTGCAGGATCAGGGTAAAAAAATCCTGTGGGCTCCTGACCGTCACCTGGGGCACTACATTCAGCACAAAACCGGCGCCGACATGATTCTGTGGGATGCCGCCTGCATTGTGCACGAAGAGTTCAAGGCCAAAGGCCTGATGGATATGAAGACGCTGTATCCGGACGCAAAGGTACTCGCGCATCCAGAGTCACCAGCGTCAGTGCTGGCCATGGCTGATGTCATTGGTTCCACCAGTCAACTGATAAACGCGGCCGTGGAACTACCGGACAAGACCTTTATTGTCGCGACCGACCAGGGTATTTTTTACAAAATGCAGCAACAGGCGCCAGACAAGACACTGATCGTGGCGCCAACTGCAGGCAATGATGCCAGCTGCCGCAGTTGTGCCAGTTGTCCATGGATGGGTATGAATTCCCTTCAGGCCCTGTATGAATCGCTGCGTGATGGCAGCAACCGGATACAGGTAGAGCGTGACCTCGCCGCACAAGCCATGGTGCCATTGCAGCGCATGCTGGATTTCTCACGCGAGCGTCAGCTCGCGGTCAAAGGTAAAGCCTGA
- the queE gene encoding 7-carboxy-7-deazaguanine synthase QueE, whose protein sequence is MNKPLSLRINEIFFSLQGESSTVGLPTTFVRLTGCPLRCGYCDTEYAFHDGTVMPLTDILAQVEATGARYITVTGGEPLAQPGCLALLRELCDRGLRVSLETSGAMDIAEVDPRVTVVMDLKTPGSGECDRNLESNIGRLKRVDEVKFVICDRRDYEWSKAKIDQYDLGSRVQEILLSPSFEQLAYRDLAAWVLADRLPVRMQVQLHKIIWGDAPGH, encoded by the coding sequence ATGAACAAACCTCTCAGTTTACGTATAAACGAAATCTTTTTTTCCCTGCAAGGCGAAAGCAGCACGGTGGGTCTGCCAACAACGTTTGTGCGCCTGACGGGTTGCCCGCTGCGCTGCGGTTATTGTGACACCGAGTATGCCTTTCACGATGGCACCGTGATGCCGCTGACTGACATTCTTGCTCAGGTCGAGGCAACCGGCGCACGTTATATCACCGTTACCGGTGGCGAGCCGCTGGCTCAGCCCGGCTGCCTGGCGCTTTTGCGCGAGCTTTGTGATCGGGGCCTTAGAGTCTCCCTGGAAACCAGTGGCGCGATGGATATTGCGGAAGTGGATCCGCGTGTGACGGTGGTCATGGATCTCAAAACGCCTGGTTCCGGCGAATGTGATCGAAATCTGGAAAGTAATATCGGACGACTGAAGCGTGTTGACGAGGTCAAATTTGTCATTTGTGATCGCCGCGATTATGAATGGAGCAAAGCCAAAATAGATCAGTATGATCTAGGCAGTCGGGTGCAGGAGATCCTGTTATCTCCGTCATTTGAACAGCTAGCCTATCGTGATCTGGCGGCGTGGGTATTGGCCGACCGCTTGCCGGTGCGGATGCAGGTACAGTTGCACAAAATAATCTGGGGTGATGCGCCAGGCCACTGA
- the queC gene encoding 7-cyano-7-deazaguanine synthase QueC has product MKESNPDNGGNNTKKAVILVSGGLDSATCLAIARAEGYDCYALSFNYGQRASSELDAAMRLASAFSVRQHQVIPLGIGQLGGSALTDASVAMPESGVVPDQIPVTYVPARNTVFLSYALAWAEVLEADSIFIGVNALDYSGYPDCRPEFILAFEQMANLATRIGVEGRPIRIKTPLIDLGKAQIIAMGHELGVNYGLTVSCYQADSKGRACGRCDSCRLRRKGFDDAGIADPTSYVSR; this is encoded by the coding sequence GTGAAAGAGTCGAATCCGGATAACGGTGGCAATAATACAAAAAAAGCAGTCATTCTGGTGTCGGGAGGGCTGGATTCTGCCACCTGTCTGGCCATCGCTCGCGCTGAGGGCTACGACTGTTACGCGTTGAGTTTCAATTATGGTCAGCGGGCGAGCAGTGAGCTGGATGCGGCCATGCGACTGGCGTCTGCTTTTTCTGTGCGTCAGCACCAGGTGATCCCGCTGGGTATTGGTCAATTGGGTGGGTCGGCGCTGACCGATGCCTCGGTGGCAATGCCTGAGTCGGGTGTCGTGCCGGATCAGATTCCGGTGACTTACGTACCTGCCCGCAATACCGTCTTTCTGTCTTATGCGCTGGCGTGGGCAGAGGTGCTGGAAGCTGATTCGATTTTTATTGGCGTCAATGCGCTGGACTATTCCGGATACCCTGACTGCCGCCCCGAGTTTATTCTGGCGTTCGAACAGATGGCCAATCTGGCCACCCGAATTGGTGTTGAGGGGCGACCCATCCGTATCAAAACCCCACTGATAGACCTTGGCAAAGCCCAGATTATCGCCATGGGGCACGAACTCGGTGTCAATTATGGATTGACTGTCTCCTGTTATCAGGCTGACTCAAAAGGGCGCGCCTGCGGTCGCTGTGACAGTTGTCGTTTGCGTCGCAAAGGCTTTGATGATGCGGGTATTGCGGACCCTACCAGTTATGTCTCGCGGTAG
- the miaE gene encoding tRNA-(ms[2]io[6]A)-hydroxylase produces MNALNERQDTTELSRELQAFLLCPTPVAWLDWALQNQPLLLIDHANCEKKAASNAMGLMYRHVAHTDLLTKMSQLAREELLHFEQVVGLMAERGISYQRIGPSRYAAGLREHMRTDKREEALTDSLIVGAIVEARSCERFATLAPLLDDKLAKFYVSLLRSEARHYKDYLALAAQYTDEDIQPRVQYFLRVEKDLIESEDDEFRFHSGVPASAAPATV; encoded by the coding sequence ATGAACGCGCTGAATGAGCGACAAGACACCACTGAGCTGAGCAGGGAACTGCAGGCTTTCCTGCTTTGCCCCACGCCCGTTGCCTGGCTCGACTGGGCACTGCAGAATCAACCATTGTTATTGATCGATCATGCCAACTGTGAAAAAAAGGCAGCATCCAATGCCATGGGGTTGATGTACCGTCATGTCGCGCACACCGATCTGCTGACCAAAATGTCACAGCTGGCGCGCGAGGAACTGTTGCACTTTGAACAGGTCGTTGGTTTGATGGCCGAGCGCGGCATCAGTTATCAGCGCATTGGTCCTTCGCGGTACGCGGCCGGTCTGCGCGAACACATGCGCACTGACAAGCGCGAAGAAGCGCTGACCGACAGTCTCATCGTCGGCGCCATTGTTGAAGCCCGATCCTGCGAACGCTTTGCCACCCTGGCACCGTTGCTTGACGACAAACTGGCTAAGTTCTATGTCAGTCTGTTGCGCTCTGAGGCACGTCACTACAAGGATTACCTGGCATTGGCAGCGCAATACACTGACGAGGATATCCAGCCTCGTGTGCAGTATTTTCTGAGAGTGGAAAAAGACCTGATCGAATCAGAGGATGATGAATTTCGTTTCCACAGTGGTGTGCCTGCCAGCGCTGCGCCAGCCACTGTTTGA
- a CDS encoding sulfurtransferase TusA family protein, with protein MEIHADQELDVTGLHCPMPLLKAKLALNALAPAQVLKVVATDPGSERDFYAFVQQSRHQILDFEKNADTYSYWIRKG; from the coding sequence ATGGAAATACATGCTGATCAGGAATTGGATGTCACCGGGCTGCATTGCCCGATGCCATTGTTAAAAGCCAAGTTGGCGCTAAACGCGCTGGCGCCCGCGCAGGTATTGAAGGTTGTGGCAACAGACCCGGGTTCTGAACGCGACTTTTATGCTTTTGTACAGCAGAGTCGCCACCAGATTCTGGATTTTGAAAAAAACGCTGATACTTACAGTTATTGGATCCGGAAGGGCTGA
- a CDS encoding FKBP-type peptidyl-prolyl cis-trans isomerase, whose amino-acid sequence MKTIRATGLSLAVSLAALAGSAQAQELDLTDESTQISYSIGVNIGQGLVMQGLTDDIDLDAFIVGFRDIVAGEPQLSEDQMMQALTSFQQQLMDRAEAEQEAARAESEAFLATNAQEEGVTTTASGLQYLVLESGPESGPSPQPTDSVLAHYEGSFVNGDVFDSSIERGEPAEFVLNQVIPGWTEGLQLMQPGDKWRLFIPSELAYGPGGSGPIPPHSTLIFEVELLEVNP is encoded by the coding sequence ATGAAAACTATTCGTGCCACGGGCCTGAGCCTGGCGGTGTCGCTGGCTGCACTGGCTGGATCTGCGCAGGCTCAGGAGCTTGATCTGACCGATGAAAGCACCCAGATCAGCTACAGTATTGGTGTCAATATCGGACAGGGGCTGGTCATGCAGGGCCTGACCGACGACATCGATCTGGATGCCTTTATTGTCGGATTCAGGGACATTGTCGCTGGTGAGCCGCAATTGAGCGAAGACCAGATGATGCAGGCACTGACAAGTTTTCAGCAGCAGTTGATGGATCGCGCTGAGGCGGAGCAGGAAGCAGCGCGGGCGGAAAGCGAAGCGTTCCTGGCCACCAATGCGCAGGAAGAGGGTGTTACCACAACAGCGTCCGGCTTGCAGTATCTGGTTCTTGAGTCCGGCCCGGAGAGTGGCCCCTCGCCACAGCCTACCGATTCAGTGCTGGCACATTACGAAGGCAGTTTTGTTAATGGAGATGTTTTTGACAGCTCCATTGAACGCGGTGAGCCGGCCGAATTTGTCCTGAATCAGGTTATCCCGGGTTGGACTGAAGGTCTGCAACTGATGCAGCCCGGTGACAAATGGCGCCTGTTCATTCCTTCGGAGCTGGCGTATGGCCCCGGTGGTTCAGGCCCGATCCCTCCGCATTCAACCTTGATATTTGAAGTGGAGCTGCTTGAAGTCAACCCTTGA